A genomic segment from Chloroflexota bacterium encodes:
- a CDS encoding SpoIID/LytB domain-containing protein, producing the protein MERERLMIPPREAGARLRSGVVSRPIAWLHSLAIAAAGAALALTLLPTTGAGAQQRDLSLPEVVRVLLSNMGDTLTLETQGPSTAVIDGRARDVAAGQRIVVGRSSRYLAFSVQGAAPWALEIGVDGPVRAAEPSLVHVGPYVDLAVLERHRRLLRTEAGVAARVLPPRPTLAVGEWATFELPERLDVRPAESHVPTHLNGTPYRGGFDIRRVDRGFLVVNHVGLADYLASVVGAEMPRNWEIEALKAQAVAARTYAIQHLRPDEIYDICDNQNCQAYSGTRSESERTQAAVAATAGVVAMFNGAPIEALYSANAGDVTEDSEHVWGTPVPYLRSVPSPGDAAALTVSWGAEGYRWTRTIPLSELADYRTFRNGGVGAIVDLRVLERTPAGRPLRVLVVGAAGEVELFGDAVRTALGLPSAFVELELAPVASLELIGAAPRRLGALLQEGLRMTSVRRSVAFATAPSDIELVNGAVHVAVFERPPSLVLTGRGFGHGLGMSQWGAQGMALAGHTYDEILTHYYTGIELRVLA; encoded by the coding sequence GTGGAGCGTGAGCGTTTGATGATCCCGCCGCGCGAGGCGGGCGCCCGCTTGCGTTCCGGCGTGGTCAGTCGGCCAATCGCCTGGCTGCATTCGCTGGCAATTGCCGCGGCCGGCGCGGCGCTTGCGCTCACGCTGCTCCCAACGACCGGCGCGGGCGCTCAGCAGCGCGACCTGTCCTTGCCCGAGGTCGTTCGCGTCTTGCTCAGCAACATGGGCGACACGCTCACGCTCGAGACGCAAGGCCCTTCGACGGCGGTTATCGACGGCCGCGCGCGGGACGTGGCCGCTGGGCAGCGAATTGTCGTCGGGCGCTCGTCGAGATACCTGGCATTCTCCGTGCAAGGGGCGGCGCCGTGGGCGCTGGAGATCGGCGTCGACGGCCCCGTGCGGGCGGCCGAGCCAAGCCTGGTGCATGTCGGTCCCTACGTTGACCTTGCGGTGCTCGAGCGCCATCGCCGGTTGCTTCGGACGGAGGCCGGCGTCGCCGCGCGCGTCCTGCCGCCGCGCCCCACCCTGGCGGTTGGCGAATGGGCGACGTTTGAGCTTCCGGAGCGACTCGACGTGCGGCCGGCTGAGTCTCATGTCCCGACGCATCTCAACGGTACGCCCTACCGCGGCGGATTCGACATCCGTCGGGTCGATAGGGGCTTTCTCGTGGTTAATCACGTGGGCCTTGCCGACTACCTGGCGTCGGTGGTGGGCGCGGAGATGCCCCGCAATTGGGAGATCGAGGCGCTGAAGGCGCAGGCGGTGGCGGCACGAACCTACGCCATCCAGCACTTGCGGCCGGACGAGATCTACGACATTTGCGACAACCAAAACTGCCAGGCCTATAGCGGCACGCGCAGCGAGTCCGAGCGAACGCAGGCGGCGGTGGCGGCGACGGCGGGAGTCGTGGCGATGTTCAACGGCGCGCCGATCGAGGCGCTGTACTCGGCGAATGCCGGCGACGTGACCGAAGATTCCGAGCACGTGTGGGGCACGCCGGTTCCCTATCTTCGCAGCGTGCCGTCTCCAGGTGACGCCGCCGCCCTGACCGTGTCATGGGGCGCCGAGGGTTATCGCTGGACGCGGACGATCCCGCTGTCCGAGCTGGCCGACTACCGGACCTTTCGCAACGGGGGCGTGGGCGCGATCGTGGATTTGCGCGTCCTGGAGCGCACGCCGGCGGGACGTCCGCTGCGGGTTCTGGTGGTCGGCGCCGCGGGCGAGGTGGAACTCTTCGGCGATGCGGTGCGCACGGCACTCGGCCTGCCCAGCGCGTTTGTCGAGCTGGAGCTTGCCCCGGTGGCGTCGCTGGAGCTGATCGGCGCGGCGCCCCGCCGCCTGGGCGCGTTGCTCCAAGAGGGACTCCGCATGACGTCCGTGCGCCGCAGCGTCGCCTTCGCCACGGCGCCGTCCGATATCGAGCTGGTGAACGGCGCCGTGCACGTCGCGGTATTCGAGCGCCCGCCCTCGCTGGTCCTCACGGGTCGCGGATTCGGCCATGGCCTGGGCATGAGCCAATGGGGCGCGCAGGGCATGGCGCTGGCCGGGCACACCTACGACGAAATCCTGACCCACTACTACACAGGCATCGAGTTGCGTGTGCTGGCATGA
- a CDS encoding valine--tRNA ligase, protein MAHDPVPAPAIAGMEGPYDASRVETHWYDLWEDAGHFVPSEDPAREPFVIAIPPPNITGALHNGHVMFVSYQDLMIRWHRMRGRAALWIPGTDHAAIATQAVIERELRREGTTRHEIGRTAFDRRFWQWRDTYGSRITQQLRRLGASADWTRERFTMDDQLSRAVREAFVRLYEKGLIYRGEYLVNWCPEDRSAISDLEVEHETVEGHLWHIRYPLTDGNHIVVATTRPETMLGDTAVAVHPDDERYRHLVGGTAVVPGIGREIPVIADPEVDREFGTGAVKITPGHDPNDWRMSRRHGLPVVSILNDDGSLNDQAGQWAGLDRFEGRRAYVAYLESEGLLERVESHAHALGHCQRDGSVVEPRVSEQWFVNARPLADRAAQAVHDGTLTFYPQRAAAEFLRWMEMIQPWCISRQLWLGHRIPVWYCDACGETLVSRTDPERCSACGSENLAQDPDVLDTWFSSGLWPFSTLGWPDETPDFKRFYPTDVLETGSDIIFFWVARMVMLGLELTDRLPFHTVYLNGMVRHADGSKIEKSNYQPGDDPADIIDPYGADSLRFMMVTSTAEGADLRINLKRVEAAAHFANKLWNGAKFVIGAMGRTTESDATAAPTIVDEWITAQFGALHADVVRLVESYQFGEAGRRLHDFLWSEFFDWYVEAAKTRLYSDTPAEARRVAATLAHVLDGSLRLLHPFMPSLTEEIWRHFREAGGAPDAPEWLIVTRIDEPPPPGNAEAVRQVRDLIAVVQGIRNARHESQVEPGRMIEARIVLNGQAAFIERERIFVERLARVEPLSFHPQGTQFDDPAVTVRTAGIEVNLPLAGMIDIAVEHERLARERAERLADLERAEALLANQAFTQRAPAAVVDKERQKAAAARSALAQIDDRLAALPPRS, encoded by the coding sequence GTGGCCCACGACCCCGTCCCGGCTCCCGCCATCGCGGGCATGGAGGGACCCTACGACGCCTCGCGCGTCGAGACCCACTGGTACGACCTGTGGGAGGACGCCGGTCATTTCGTCCCGTCCGAGGATCCCGCCCGTGAGCCGTTCGTGATCGCCATTCCGCCGCCAAACATCACCGGCGCCCTGCACAACGGCCACGTGATGTTCGTGTCCTACCAGGACCTCATGATTCGCTGGCATCGCATGCGGGGGCGCGCCGCGCTGTGGATTCCGGGCACGGACCATGCCGCCATCGCCACGCAAGCGGTGATCGAGCGCGAGTTGCGCCGCGAAGGCACGACGCGGCACGAGATCGGCCGGACAGCGTTCGATCGCCGCTTTTGGCAGTGGCGCGACACCTATGGCTCTCGCATCACGCAGCAACTCCGCCGCCTTGGGGCCTCCGCGGACTGGACGCGCGAGCGCTTCACGATGGACGACCAGCTCTCGCGCGCCGTGCGCGAGGCCTTCGTGCGCCTCTACGAAAAGGGCCTCATCTACCGCGGCGAATACCTGGTGAACTGGTGCCCGGAGGATCGCTCGGCAATCAGCGACCTCGAGGTCGAGCATGAGACCGTCGAGGGTCACCTCTGGCACATCCGCTATCCGCTGACGGACGGCAATCACATCGTCGTCGCCACCACCCGCCCCGAAACGATGCTCGGGGACACCGCCGTGGCCGTGCATCCAGACGACGAGCGCTACCGGCACTTGGTCGGCGGCACCGCCGTCGTGCCCGGAATCGGACGCGAAATCCCCGTCATCGCCGACCCCGAGGTCGACCGCGAATTCGGAACCGGCGCCGTGAAGATCACCCCCGGCCACGACCCCAACGACTGGCGCATGAGCCGGCGGCACGGGCTCCCCGTCGTCAGCATCCTCAACGACGATGGCTCGCTCAACGACCAAGCCGGTCAGTGGGCCGGCTTGGACCGTTTCGAGGGGCGCCGCGCCTACGTGGCATACCTTGAGTCTGAAGGCCTGCTCGAGCGCGTCGAGTCGCACGCCCACGCCCTCGGCCATTGCCAGCGCGACGGCTCCGTGGTGGAACCGCGCGTGTCGGAACAGTGGTTCGTCAACGCGCGGCCCCTGGCCGACCGCGCCGCGCAAGCCGTCCACGACGGCACGCTCACGTTTTATCCGCAACGCGCCGCCGCCGAGTTCTTGCGCTGGATGGAAATGATCCAGCCCTGGTGCATCTCCCGCCAGCTATGGCTGGGGCACCGCATCCCGGTGTGGTACTGCGACGCCTGCGGCGAGACGCTGGTGAGCCGCACCGATCCGGAGCGCTGCTCGGCATGCGGCAGTGAGAACCTGGCTCAGGATCCGGATGTGCTCGACACCTGGTTCAGCTCCGGGCTCTGGCCCTTCTCGACGCTCGGCTGGCCGGACGAGACTCCCGACTTCAAGCGCTTCTATCCCACCGACGTGCTTGAAACCGGGAGCGACATCATCTTCTTCTGGGTCGCGCGCATGGTGATGCTCGGACTCGAGCTCACCGACCGGCTGCCGTTCCACACCGTCTATTTGAACGGCATGGTGCGGCATGCCGACGGGTCCAAGATCGAGAAATCGAACTATCAGCCCGGCGACGATCCCGCCGACATCATTGATCCCTACGGCGCCGACTCCCTGCGCTTCATGATGGTGACGTCCACGGCGGAAGGCGCCGACCTGCGCATCAATCTGAAGCGCGTCGAGGCCGCGGCCCACTTCGCCAACAAGCTGTGGAATGGCGCGAAGTTCGTGATCGGCGCCATGGGGCGCACGACAGAGTCCGACGCGACGGCCGCGCCGACGATCGTCGACGAATGGATCACCGCCCAGTTCGGCGCGCTGCACGCGGACGTCGTGCGCCTGGTGGAGAGCTACCAGTTCGGCGAAGCCGGCCGCCGGCTGCACGACTTTCTGTGGTCCGAGTTCTTCGACTGGTACGTCGAAGCGGCCAAGACTCGCCTCTATTCGGACACTCCAGCCGAGGCGCGCCGGGTTGCCGCGACGCTGGCGCACGTGCTGGACGGCAGCCTGCGCCTGCTGCATCCCTTCATGCCGTCGTTGACCGAAGAGATTTGGCGCCACTTCCGCGAGGCCGGCGGCGCGCCGGACGCACCCGAGTGGCTCATCGTGACGCGCATCGACGAGCCGCCGCCGCCGGGTAACGCCGAGGCCGTGCGCCAGGTTCGGGATCTCATTGCCGTCGTGCAGGGGATTCGCAACGCGCGGCATGAGTCGCAGGTGGAACCGGGCCGCATGATCGAGGCGCGCATCGTTCTCAATGGCCAGGCCGCCTTTATCGAGCGCGAGCGGATCTTCGTGGAGCGGCTCGCGCGGGTGGAGCCGTTGTCCTTCCACCCCCAGGGCACGCAGTTCGACGATCCCGCGGTGACCGTGCGCACGGCCGGAATCGAGGTGAATCTGCCGCTCGCGGGGATGATCGACATTGCCGTCGAGCATGAGCGCCTGGCGCGTGAGCGGGCGGAACGATTGGCCGATCTGGAACGCGCGGAAGCCCTCCTCGCCAACCAGGCCTTCACGCAGCGTGCGCCCGCCGCCGTGGTCGACAAGGAGCGGCAAAAGGCCGCTGCCGCGCGTTCGGCGCTGGCGCAGATCGACGACCGCCTGGCGGCCCTTCCGCCCCGGTCCTAG
- a CDS encoding D-alanyl-D-alanine carboxypeptidase, with product MATRRRDRGARRPLDGWRQEELLEAGAGDATGAAVPPPIYHAQLRQPAQQPRVRRVQALRFRRGAELLLVLLAAISGVLVLTRIFSSVEAPLPDMGRVVNLLDRDIERVQANAPTLARTSNAAFIDDPFIQPLEAPPITAASAMVVDLSQRTILYGRDTHVPHAPASLAKLATAVVALEQAPADLRIQVPPEAAEQPPNVLGLRPGEVLTLQDLLFAMLLPSANDAAVTVADGIGGEAYTVAQMNDLARRLGLGNTTFANPVGFDSPDHRSTAFEMAVLAADAIERFPLIARIVSTRSYVIPARPNHGAYTATSLNGLLWSYDGALGVKTGRTQDAGGNIIAAAERDGRRLMVVILGSSQRERDAAVLLDFGFQLLNAQG from the coding sequence ATGGCGACACGAAGACGAGATCGCGGGGCACGGCGCCCGCTGGACGGTTGGCGACAAGAGGAGTTGCTCGAGGCCGGCGCTGGGGACGCGACCGGCGCCGCGGTGCCGCCGCCGATCTACCACGCCCAATTGCGGCAACCAGCGCAACAGCCGCGGGTGCGCCGGGTGCAGGCGTTGCGTTTTCGCCGGGGCGCGGAGTTGCTCCTGGTCCTGCTGGCGGCCATTTCTGGCGTGCTGGTGCTGACGCGGATCTTTTCGTCGGTGGAGGCGCCGCTGCCGGACATGGGCCGGGTGGTGAACTTGCTCGACCGCGACATCGAGCGCGTGCAGGCCAATGCCCCGACGTTGGCTCGGACCAGCAACGCCGCATTCATCGACGACCCGTTCATCCAACCTCTGGAAGCTCCGCCCATCACGGCCGCCTCGGCGATGGTTGTCGATCTTTCGCAGCGCACCATCCTCTACGGGCGCGACACGCACGTGCCGCACGCACCCGCGAGCCTGGCCAAGCTGGCGACGGCCGTGGTCGCCCTGGAGCAGGCGCCGGCCGATTTGCGCATCCAGGTGCCGCCCGAGGCCGCCGAGCAGCCGCCCAACGTTCTCGGCCTGCGCCCTGGGGAGGTGCTCACGCTGCAAGATCTGTTGTTCGCCATGTTGCTGCCGTCGGCGAACGATGCGGCGGTGACGGTCGCGGATGGAATTGGCGGCGAGGCCTATACCGTGGCGCAGATGAATGACCTCGCGCGACGGCTGGGGCTGGGCAACACCACGTTCGCCAACCCGGTGGGATTCGACTCGCCCGACCACCGGAGCACCGCCTTCGAAATGGCCGTGCTCGCCGCCGACGCGATCGAACGCTTTCCGCTCATCGCGCGCATCGTCTCCACGCGCTCCTATGTGATTCCAGCCCGCCCGAATCACGGCGCCTACACCGCCACGAGCCTCAACGGCCTGCTGTGGTCCTATGACGGCGCCCTCGGCGTCAAGACCGGACGCACGCAGGATGCCGGCGGCAACATCATCGCCGCGGCCGAACGCGACGGGCGCCGGCTGATGGTCGTGATCCTGGGGAGCAGCCAGCGCGAGCGGGACGCGGCAGTGCTCCTGGATTTCGGATTCCAACTCCTCAACGCCCAGGGTTAG
- a CDS encoding ABC transporter ATP-binding protein, protein MQLPERVERGDLLLSVRNLRTHFRVRDGVVRAVDGVSYAIERGKTLGLVGESGCGKSVSALSVMRLIRPPGDIVGGEVMWQDRDLRGLSDREMRRVRGDEISMIFQEPMTALNPVFNTGNQIGEVLREHRDFTGKQRYERTIEVLRLVGIPQPEQRVKAYPHELSGGMRQRVMIAMALACEPQLLLADEPTTALDVTIQAQILELIREIRARTGMALLLITHDLGVIAEMADDVAVMYTGEVVEYADVKSLFAAPKHPYTRGLMTSIPSLMTDRSERLSTIRGSVPHMMRLPLGCLFQSRCPEAMNICRDNRPQLQRLDDGRTVRCHLYPQRPSGHDGEPLPQARATAGSAN, encoded by the coding sequence ATGCAGCTGCCGGAACGAGTCGAAAGAGGCGACCTGCTGCTGTCGGTGCGAAACCTGCGCACGCACTTTCGGGTTCGCGACGGAGTGGTTCGGGCCGTCGACGGCGTGTCCTACGCCATCGAACGCGGCAAGACGCTCGGGTTGGTCGGCGAGTCCGGCTGCGGCAAGAGCGTCAGCGCGCTCAGCGTGATGCGCTTGATTCGTCCGCCGGGCGACATCGTCGGCGGCGAGGTGATGTGGCAGGATCGCGATCTGCGTGGCCTCAGCGACCGGGAGATGCGCCGCGTGCGCGGCGACGAGATTTCGATGATCTTCCAGGAGCCCATGACGGCGCTGAACCCCGTGTTCAACACCGGCAATCAGATTGGCGAGGTCCTGCGCGAACATCGCGACTTCACGGGCAAGCAGCGCTACGAACGGACGATCGAGGTGCTGCGTCTGGTGGGGATTCCCCAACCGGAGCAGCGGGTGAAGGCGTATCCCCATGAACTGTCGGGCGGTATGCGGCAGCGAGTGATGATCGCCATGGCGCTGGCGTGCGAACCCCAGCTGCTCCTGGCCGACGAGCCCACAACCGCGCTCGACGTGACGATTCAGGCCCAGATTCTCGAATTGATCCGGGAAATCCGGGCCCGGACCGGCATGGCGCTGTTGCTGATCACCCACGATCTCGGCGTGATTGCGGAAATGGCCGACGACGTGGCGGTGATGTACACCGGTGAGGTGGTCGAGTACGCCGACGTCAAGTCCTTGTTCGCCGCGCCGAAGCACCCGTACACGCGGGGGCTGATGACGAGCATTCCGAGCCTCATGACGGATCGCAGCGAGCGGCTCTCGACCATCCGCGGATCGGTGCCGCACATGATGCGGCTGCCGCTCGGCTGTCTCTTCCAGTCACGCTGTCCGGAGGCGATGAACATTTGCCGCGACAACCGTCCGCAACTTCAGCGGCTTGACGATGGGCGCACGGTGCGCTGTCACCTGTATCCCCAGCGACCATCCGGACACGACGGGGAGCCGCTGCCCCAAGCTCGGGCGACCGCGGGATCGGCGAACTGA
- a CDS encoding phosphoribosyltransferase family protein — protein MARRSLREARVTADDNTTLGLARQIYELGGIEFGSFTLGRSTVDSPVYVNPKRLIAVPAALRAAADLVRQTAELAVARLHHPAEPWELVAGVPLGGLHLATAYSLATDVPLVYLSPRLSSDELLLEGRFLPGQHALLVDDLITTGGSVIATANAMREQGLVVRDVIVLIDRDLGAARRLQHHGLHLLPILSLRTMLNFYMSEQLIREADYRRSLDYIARHQVV, from the coding sequence GTGGCGCGTCGCAGCTTGCGCGAGGCGCGCGTGACGGCCGACGACAACACGACGCTGGGCTTGGCTCGCCAGATCTACGAGCTCGGCGGCATTGAGTTTGGCAGCTTTACGCTTGGGCGGTCGACGGTCGACTCGCCGGTTTATGTAAACCCGAAGCGCCTCATTGCCGTCCCCGCCGCGCTTCGCGCCGCCGCCGATTTGGTACGCCAGACGGCGGAGCTCGCGGTGGCGCGCCTGCACCATCCCGCCGAGCCGTGGGAGCTGGTGGCGGGCGTCCCCTTGGGTGGTCTGCATCTGGCGACCGCTTACTCCCTGGCCACCGACGTGCCCCTCGTCTACCTGTCGCCCCGGCTGTCATCCGACGAACTATTGCTCGAAGGCCGATTCCTGCCCGGGCAACATGCGCTGCTGGTCGACGATCTGATCACCACCGGCGGTTCGGTGATCGCCACGGCGAACGCCATGCGCGAGCAGGGGCTCGTGGTCCGCGACGTCATCGTGCTGATCGATCGCGATCTCGGGGCGGCTCGCCGTCTCCAGCACCACGGCTTGCACCTGCTGCCCATCCTCTCGTTGCGCACCATGCTCAACTTCTACATGAGCGAGCAGTTGATCCGGGAAGCGGACTACCGCCGCAGCCTCGACTACATCGCGCGGCATCAGGTGGTGTAG
- a CDS encoding twin-arginine translocase TatA/TatE family subunit: MFTSLGPLELLIILLIVIALFGAGRIAGVGQALGKSVREFRSEARAGLEDEEEEEGEQDEADEAPETPATTVASADATAEGAAEAPAEKKPES; encoded by the coding sequence GTGTTCACATCACTTGGGCCGCTTGAGTTGCTCATCATCTTGCTCATCGTGATCGCACTGTTCGGCGCCGGCCGCATCGCGGGCGTGGGGCAGGCGCTCGGCAAGAGCGTGCGCGAGTTCCGCAGCGAGGCGCGGGCGGGCCTCGAGGACGAGGAAGAAGAAGAGGGTGAGCAGGACGAAGCCGACGAGGCGCCGGAGACGCCGGCCACTACGGTTGCAAGCGCCGACGCCACGGCCGAAGGCGCGGCCGAAGCTCCCGCCGAGAAGAAGCCCGAGTCCTAG
- a CDS encoding ATP-binding cassette domain-containing protein, translated as MATEIDAAGNGASDDVLVSVQKLTKHFPVRGGILLRTIAHVHAADDVSFDIKRGETFGLVGESGCGKTTVGRTILRIYPPTSGEIYFGGEDVSKLDRKVLARNMQIIFQDPYGSLDPRITVGGIIGEGLEVHRIGTPDERNDQIREIMDIVGISSHYAQRYPHEFSGGQRQRIGIARALVLRPQFLVCDEPVSALDVSIQSQILNLLRDLQGEFGLTYLFIAHNLAVVRYVCDRVAVMYLGKIVEQADTPDLFSNAIHPYTRALMDAIPVPDPSEQRERLIIPGELPSPTNPPQGCRFNTRCAVAQDVCFNEEPPLRDFGDGHLVACHVAEDFDRRGTPLPQLSSEMHDAITDSVRSSSTE; from the coding sequence ATGGCTACAGAAATCGATGCCGCGGGCAACGGTGCCTCCGACGATGTCCTCGTTTCCGTGCAGAAGCTCACCAAGCACTTTCCGGTGCGAGGCGGCATCCTCCTGCGCACCATCGCCCACGTGCACGCCGCCGACGACGTCTCCTTCGACATCAAGCGCGGCGAAACGTTTGGCCTGGTGGGCGAAAGCGGGTGCGGCAAGACCACCGTGGGCCGCACGATCCTCCGCATCTATCCACCGACGAGCGGCGAGATCTATTTCGGCGGCGAGGATGTGTCGAAGCTCGACCGCAAGGTGCTCGCCCGCAACATGCAGATCATCTTCCAGGACCCGTATGGGTCGCTGGATCCGCGTATCACGGTGGGCGGCATCATCGGCGAGGGCCTCGAGGTCCACAGGATTGGCACCCCCGACGAACGCAACGACCAGATCCGCGAAATCATGGACATCGTCGGCATCAGCAGCCACTACGCGCAGCGCTATCCGCACGAGTTTTCCGGCGGACAGCGCCAACGCATTGGCATCGCGCGCGCGCTGGTGCTGCGTCCGCAGTTCCTCGTATGCGACGAGCCGGTTTCCGCCCTCGACGTCTCGATTCAATCGCAGATTCTGAATCTGCTGCGCGACTTGCAGGGTGAGTTCGGCCTCACCTACCTGTTCATCGCTCACAACCTGGCCGTCGTCCGGTACGTGTGCGACCGCGTGGCGGTGATGTATCTGGGCAAGATCGTGGAGCAGGCCGATACGCCGGATCTCTTCAGCAACGCCATTCATCCCTACACCCGGGCGCTCATGGACGCTATTCCCGTTCCTGATCCGTCCGAGCAGCGGGAACGCCTGATCATTCCCGGCGAGTTGCCGAGTCCGACCAACCCGCCCCAGGGATGTCGCTTCAACACACGCTGCGCCGTCGCCCAGGATGTGTGCTTCAACGAGGAGCCGCCCCTGCGCGACTTCGGTGACGGTCACCTCGTGGCCTGCCACGTCGCGGAGGACTTTGACCGGCGCGGCACGCCGCTCCCGCAGCTCAGCAGCGAAATGCACGACGCCATCACCGACTCCGTCCGGAGTTCATCCACGGAGTAG
- a CDS encoding HD domain-containing protein, which translates to MRIADIRPGQMVSGTYVIASPDVRTSRNGDPYLRVTLRDQDRDSIDAIYFSVPPELAAAVDAGQTYTVEGRAEEFRGRVNVKLTRMERSAVQWDATALLPQGERDPAALSVAIAAAADSIGNAGVQAVVRAVLAQPAVTERLTTWPAAKGRHHAWVGGLAEHTVEMLELAERVTETFPELDRDLVVAGVILHDLGKVLELEVTSEFSYTPAGNLEGHMVHGVQLLDAAIDEVKCDSETAMLLRHLVLSHQGTREFAAVVEPMIPEAIALHFIDQLSSQVRPALEDVNAARARGIGGATVRGATSLRQLYVRATSDDGAGSSR; encoded by the coding sequence GTGAGGATTGCCGACATCCGTCCCGGCCAGATGGTGTCCGGGACGTACGTAATCGCCTCGCCGGACGTGCGCACCAGCCGCAACGGCGACCCGTATTTGCGGGTGACGTTGCGGGATCAGGACCGCGACTCGATTGACGCAATCTACTTTTCCGTGCCGCCGGAGCTCGCCGCTGCCGTCGATGCGGGCCAGACCTACACCGTCGAAGGCCGCGCGGAGGAGTTTCGGGGGCGGGTGAACGTGAAGCTGACGCGCATGGAGCGTTCCGCGGTGCAGTGGGACGCCACGGCCCTATTGCCGCAGGGCGAACGCGATCCGGCGGCGCTCAGTGTAGCTATCGCCGCCGCCGCCGACTCGATCGGCAACGCCGGCGTGCAGGCCGTGGTGCGGGCGGTGCTGGCGCAGCCGGCTGTCACGGAGCGGCTGACGACGTGGCCCGCCGCCAAAGGGCGGCATCATGCCTGGGTGGGCGGGCTGGCCGAACACACGGTCGAGATGTTGGAACTGGCGGAGCGGGTGACCGAGACATTCCCCGAACTGGACCGCGACCTAGTGGTGGCCGGGGTGATTCTGCACGACCTGGGCAAGGTGCTGGAGCTCGAGGTCACCAGCGAGTTCTCCTATACGCCGGCGGGAAACCTCGAAGGCCACATGGTTCACGGCGTGCAGTTGCTCGACGCGGCCATTGACGAGGTCAAGTGTGATTCGGAAACGGCCATGCTCCTGCGGCATCTGGTGCTCAGCCACCAGGGCACTCGAGAGTTCGCGGCCGTGGTGGAGCCCATGATTCCGGAGGCCATCGCGCTGCATTTCATCGACCAACTCTCGTCGCAGGTGCGGCCGGCGCTGGAAGACGTCAACGCGGCCAGGGCGCGCGGCATCGGCGGAGCCACCGTGCGCGGGGCGACCAGCCTGCGTCAGCTCTACGTGCGCGCAACCAGCGACGACGGAGCGGGAAGCTCGCGCTAG